GAACTATCTTCATTAATACAATGTTTTCCTAAAGAAACTAAACAATTTATATTGAAACTTAGAAATTCACATCTTGATAAATCTAATAATGGTCAATTAAAACAGAATAGTATAAAGCAAACACATCGATGTTTAACAAATTTTGATGTTGAAGCACCATTTAGTACATCAACAACATATAGAAATACATTTTGTCAtcaaactaataataatgttaatgaacAAAATGAAACATCTAAATTTCCAATAGGTCAACCAATTTTACGATTTGGTGAAATGCCTGTTTTCACTGATTCGATTTTATATCCCGGTCAGAATCGTCGATTACAAAGTACAACACATGAAACATTTGTTGAAAAGCCAgtatgtttcttttcttttcttttttttcatcgATTGTATCACTTCATGATGTTCATTGTGGATGCTTCAATAATGTGTATTCAATATCCCGTATATGTAGTAAAGTTGTATTTCTTTCACATTTTCACAGcattttcataaatttaataCGATGTGTTTAATTAATTGA
This genomic stretch from Schistosoma haematobium chromosome 5, whole genome shotgun sequence harbors:
- a CDS encoding hypothetical protein (EggNog:ENOG410VJSG); the protein is MNDILKSNEIINNNELDILIDDINDDEELSSLIQCFPKETKQFILKLRNSHLDKSNNGQLKQNSIKQTHRCLTNFDVEAPFSTSTTYRNTFCHQTNNNVNEQNETSKFPIGQPILRFGEMPVFTDSILYPGQNRRLQSTTHETFVEKPMSFLRYQSDHLISYLLINLKVFSILILICHKNFWNFVLTDNINLDKDPTENNVSLCVSFYYLNSKYLLLK